One genomic window of Streptococcus mitis includes the following:
- a CDS encoding IS30 family transposase, whose translation MTKHKHLTLSDRNDIQLGLERSETFKAIGQSILKDPTTVSKEVKRNRQIRESTCHNLPCPLLDKAPFVCNGCPKRRQNCGYKKIFYLAKQAQKQYEQTLIEAREGTPLNSKTFWDMDKVISDGVKKGQHIYHILKTHNLDVSSSTVYRHIRKGYLSIAPIDLARAVKFKERRKSKLPSIPKEAKKGRSYEDFQNYLALKQLNSWLEMDTVMGRMGGKVLLTFNLSFCNFIFARLLDNKTTLEVTKHLYDIKNTLHQADKDFFQLFPVILTDNGGEFARVDDIEMDVRGESKLFFCDPNRSDQKGRIEKNHTLIRDILPKETSFDNLTQEDINLVCSHVNSVKRAALNGKSAYELFAFTYGEEIPKLLGISKIPAEDVCQSSKLLQHKF comes from the coding sequence ATGACAAAACATAAACACCTTACCCTTTCAGACCGTAATGATATCCAATTAGGCTTAGAGCGCAGTGAAACCTTCAAAGCTATTGGACAATCCATTCTAAAAGACCCGACTACTGTTTCTAAAGAAGTCAAACGAAACAGACAAATCCGAGAGTCTACATGCCATAACCTTCCTTGCCCTCTACTCGACAAAGCTCCCTTTGTCTGTAACGGCTGCCCTAAAAGAAGACAAAATTGTGGCTATAAGAAGATTTTCTACCTCGCTAAGCAAGCTCAAAAACAGTACGAACAAACTCTTATCGAAGCTCGTGAAGGAACTCCTCTCAATTCCAAGACCTTCTGGGACATGGACAAAGTCATTTCTGATGGTGTTAAAAAGGGCCAACACATCTATCATATCCTCAAAACTCACAACCTTGATGTCAGCTCCTCAACCGTCTATCGACACATCCGAAAAGGATACCTATCTATCGCTCCTATTGACCTAGCCAGAGCCGTTAAATTCAAAGAAAGACGGAAAAGTAAGCTACCTTCCATCCCTAAAGAAGCTAAAAAAGGCCGTTCCTATGAGGATTTCCAAAATTATTTGGCTCTTAAGCAACTGAACTCTTGGCTGGAAATGGACACCGTTATGGGCAGGATGGGAGGTAAAGTCCTACTCACCTTCAACCTGTCTTTCTGTAACTTTATCTTCGCTAGACTTCTGGATAATAAAACTACCCTTGAGGTTACCAAACACCTCTATGACATCAAGAACACTCTTCACCAAGCGGACAAAGATTTCTTCCAACTCTTCCCTGTCATCCTGACAGATAATGGTGGAGAGTTTGCCAGGGTTGATGACATCGAAATGGATGTGCGAGGAGAGAGTAAACTCTTCTTTTGTGACCCTAATCGCTCTGACCAGAAAGGGAGAATTGAGAAAAATCACACGCTGATTCGCGACATTCTACCTAAGGAAACTTCTTTTGACAACTTAACTCAAGAGGACATCAATCTCGTTTGTTCGCATGTCAACAGTGTCAAACGTGCTGCTTTGAATGGAAAGTCAGCCTATGAACTCTTTGCCTTTACTTACGGAGAAGAGATTCCTAAACTTCTAGGTATTTCTAAAATACCTGCAGAAGACGTCTGTCAGTCGTCTAAATTACTCCAACATAAGTTCTAA
- the gltX gene encoding glutamate--tRNA ligase yields the protein MSKDIRVRYAPSPTGLLHIGNARTALFNYLYARHHGGTFIIRIEDTDRKRHVEDGERSQLENLRWLGMDWDESPETHENYRQSERLDLYQKYIDQLLAEGKAYKSYVTEEELAAERERQEAAGETPRYINEYLGMSEEEKAAYIAEREAAGVIPTVRLAVNESGIYKWHDMVKGDIEFEGGNIGGDWVIQKKDGYPTYNFAVVIDDHDMQISHVIRGDDHIANTPKQLMVYEALGWEAPEFGHMTLIINSETGKKLSKRDTNTLQFIEDYRKKGYLPEAVFNFIALLGWNPGGEEEIFSREELIKLFDENRLSKSPAAFDQKKLDWMSNDYIKNANLETIFEMAKPFLEEAGRLTDKAEKLVELYKPQMKSVDEIIPLTDLFFSDFPELTEAEREVMAGETVPTVLEAFKAKLEAMTDDEFVTENIFPQIKAVQKETGIKGKNLFMPIRIAVSGEMHGPELPDTIFLLGREKSIQHIENMLKEISK from the coding sequence ATGTCAAAAGATATCCGCGTACGTTACGCACCAAGTCCAACAGGATTACTACACATCGGGAATGCCCGTACAGCATTGTTTAACTATTTGTATGCACGCCATCATGGTGGAACATTTATCATTCGTATCGAAGATACTGACCGTAAACGTCATGTCGAGGATGGAGAACGTTCACAGCTTGAAAATCTTCGTTGGTTGGGCATGGATTGGGATGAAAGCCCAGAAACACATGAAAATTACCGCCAGTCTGAGCGTTTGGACTTGTATCAAAAATACATTGACCAACTATTAGCTGAAGGAAAAGCCTACAAATCTTACGTTACAGAAGAAGAGTTGGCAGCTGAACGCGAACGCCAAGAAGCAGCTGGGGAAACACCTCGTTACATCAATGAATATCTTGGTATGAGTGAAGAGGAGAAAGCAGCATATATCGCAGAACGTGAAGCAGCTGGGGTCATCCCAACGGTTCGTTTGGCTGTCAATGAGTCAGGTATCTACAAGTGGCATGATATGGTCAAAGGCGATATCGAATTTGAAGGTGGCAATATCGGTGGTGACTGGGTTATCCAAAAGAAAGATGGTTACCCAACATATAACTTTGCCGTTGTCATCGATGACCATGATATGCAAATTTCTCACGTAATCCGTGGAGACGACCACATTGCTAATACACCAAAACAGCTTATGGTTTATGAAGCACTTGGTTGGGAAGCTCCAGAGTTTGGTCACATGACTTTGATTATCAACTCTGAAACTGGGAAAAAATTGTCTAAACGCGATACCAATACCCTTCAGTTTATCGAAGACTACCGTAAAAAAGGTTACCTTCCAGAAGCAGTCTTTAACTTTATTGCTCTTCTTGGTTGGAACCCAGGTGGCGAAGAAGAAATCTTCTCTCGTGAAGAACTCATTAAACTTTTCGATGAAAACCGCCTCAGCAAGTCTCCAGCAGCCTTCGATCAGAAGAAACTCGACTGGATGAGCAATGATTATATCAAGAATGCAAACCTAGAAACTATCTTTGAAATGGCAAAACCATTCTTAGAGGAAGCAGGCCGTTTAACTGACAAGGCTGAAAAATTAGTTGAGCTCTATAAACCACAAATGAAATCAGTAGATGAGATTATCCCATTGACAGATCTCTTCTTCTCAGATTTTCCAGAATTGACAGAAGCAGAGCGCGAAGTCATGGCGGGAGAAACAGTCCCAACAGTTCTTGAAGCCTTCAAAGCAAAACTTGAAGCGATGACAGATGATGAATTTGTGACAGAAAATATCTTCCCGCAAATCAAAGCTGTTCAAAAAGAAACAGGTATTAAAGGGAAAAATCTTTTCATGCCTATTCGTATCGCTGTTTCAGGTGAAATGCATGGACCAGAATTACCAGATACGATCTTCTTGTTAGGTCGTGAAAAATCAATTCAGCATATCGAAAATATGTTAAAAGAAATCTCTAAATAA
- a CDS encoding glucose-6-phosphate isomerase — protein sequence MSHIKFDYSKVLDKFVAPHEVEYMQAQVTAADEMIRKGTGAGSDFLGWLDLPENYDREEFDRILKAAEQIKSDSDVLVVIGIGGSYLGAKAAIDFLNHHFANLQTKEERKAPQILYAGNSISSTYLADLVEYVADKDFSVNVISKSGTTTEPAIAFRVFKELLVKKYGQEEANKRIYATTDRQKGAVKVEADANGWEIFVVPDDIGGRFSVLTAVGLLPIAASGADIKALMEGANAARKDYTSDKISENEAYQYAAVRNILYRKGYATEILVNYEPSLQYFSEWWKQLAGESEGKDQKGIYPTSANFSTDLHSLGQFIQEGTRIMFETVVRVDKPRKNVIIPSLEEDLDGLGYLQGKDVDFVNKKATDGVLLAHTDGDVPNMYVTLPEQDAFTLGYTIYFFELAIALSGYLNAINPFDQPGVEAYKRNMFALLGKPGFEELSKELNARL from the coding sequence ATGTCACATATTAAATTTGATTATTCAAAAGTTTTAGACAAATTTGTTGCACCACATGAAGTGGAATACATGCAAGCACAAGTTACAGCTGCTGACGAAATGATTCGTAAAGGAACTGGTGCTGGTAGCGACTTCCTAGGATGGTTGGATCTTCCTGAAAACTATGACCGCGAAGAATTTGACCGCATCTTGAAAGCTGCTGAGCAAATCAAGTCAGACAGTGATGTTTTAGTTGTTATTGGTATCGGTGGATCTTACCTTGGTGCTAAAGCAGCAATCGACTTCTTGAATCACCACTTTGCAAACTTGCAAACAAAAGAAGAACGCAAAGCTCCACAAATCCTTTACGCAGGAAACTCAATCTCATCTACTTACCTTGCTGACTTGGTGGAGTATGTTGCAGACAAAGACTTCTCAGTAAACGTGATTTCTAAATCAGGTACAACAACTGAACCAGCTATCGCTTTCCGTGTCTTCAAAGAACTTTTGGTTAAGAAATACGGTCAAGAAGAAGCCAACAAACGTATCTATGCAACAACTGACCGACAAAAAGGTGCTGTTAAGGTTGAAGCAGATGCTAACGGTTGGGAAATATTTGTTGTTCCAGATGACATCGGTGGACGCTTCTCTGTATTAACAGCCGTTGGTTTGCTTCCAATCGCAGCATCAGGAGCTGACATCAAAGCCCTTATGGAAGGCGCGAATGCAGCTCGCAAAGACTACACTTCAGACAAAATCTCTGAAAACGAAGCTTACCAATACGCAGCAGTTCGTAACATTCTTTACCGTAAAGGCTATGCAACTGAAATCTTGGTAAACTATGAGCCATCACTTCAATACTTCTCAGAGTGGTGGAAACAATTGGCTGGTGAATCAGAAGGAAAAGACCAAAAAGGTATCTACCCAACTTCAGCCAACTTCTCAACTGACTTGCACTCATTGGGTCAATTTATCCAAGAAGGAACTCGTATCATGTTTGAAACAGTTGTCCGTGTTGACAAACCTCGTAAGAACGTGATTATCCCTAGCTTGGAAGAAGACCTTGATGGACTTGGTTACCTTCAAGGAAAAGACGTTGACTTTGTAAACAAAAAAGCAACTGATGGTGTTCTTCTTGCCCACACAGATGGTGATGTACCAAACATGTATGTGACTCTTCCAGAGCAAGATGCTTTCACTCTTGGTTACACTATCTACTTCTTCGAATTGGCTATCGCTCTTTCAGGTTACTTGAATGCCATCAACCCATTTGACCAACCAGGTGTTGAAGCTTATAAACGTAACATGTTTGCCCTTCTTGGAAAACCAGGATTTGAAGAATTAAGCAAAGAACTTAACGCACGTCTATAA
- the patB gene encoding multidrug efflux ABC transporter subunit PatB, with protein MKTVQFFWNYFKVYKLSFVVVILTIVLATLAQALFPVFSGQAVTQLANLVQAYQNGNPELVWQSLSGIMVNLGLLVLVLFISSVIYMCLMTRVIAESTNEMRKGLFGKLARLTVSFFDRRQDGDILSRFTSDLDNILQAFNESLIQVMSNIVLYIGLILVMFSRNVTLALITIASTPVTFLMLIFIVKMARKYTNLQQKEVGKLNAYMDESISGQKAVIVQGIQEDMMAGFLEQNERVRKATFKGRMFSGILFPVMNGMSLVNTAIVIFAGSAVLLNDKAIETSTALGLIVMFAQFSQQYYQPIIQVAASWGSLQLAFTGAERIQEMFDAEEEIRPEKAPIFTQLQEGVEISHIDFSYLPDKPILKDVSISAPKGQMTAVVGPTGSGKTTIMNLINRFYDVDAGGIYFDGKDIRDYDLDSLRSKVGIVLQDSVLFSGTIRDNIRFGVPDASQEMVEAAAKATHIHDYIESLPDKYDTLIDDDQSIFSTGQKQLISIARTLMTDPEVLILDEATSNVDTVTESKIQHAMEAVVAGRTSFVIAHRLKTILNADQIIVLKDGEVIERGNHHELLKLGGFYSELYYNQFVFE; from the coding sequence ATGAAGACAGTTCAATTTTTTTGGAATTATTTTAAAGTCTATAAGCTATCATTTGTAGTTGTCATCCTGACGATTGTTCTGGCAACTCTTGCCCAAGCCCTCTTCCCGGTCTTTTCTGGACAAGCAGTGACGCAGCTAGCTAATTTAGTTCAAGCTTATCAAAATGGCAATCCAGAACTTGTATGGCAAAGTTTATCAGGAATCATGGTCAATCTTGGTCTGCTGGTTTTGGTTCTATTTATCTCTAGTGTGATATACATGTGTCTCATGACGCGCGTGATTGCAGAATCGACCAACGAGATGCGCAAAGGTCTCTTTGGTAAGCTTGCTCGTTTGACGGTTTCTTTCTTTGACCGCCGACAAGATGGCGATATTCTGTCTCGTTTTACTAGTGATTTGGATAATATCCTCCAAGCCTTTAATGAAAGCTTGATTCAGGTCATGAGCAATATTGTTTTATACATTGGTCTGATTCTTGTCATGTTTTCGAGAAATGTGACGCTGGCCCTTATCACTATTGCCAGCACACCAGTGACCTTCCTTATGCTGATTTTCATCGTGAAAATGGCACGGAAATACACCAACCTCCAGCAGAAAGAGGTAGGAAAGCTCAATGCCTATATGGATGAGAGTATCTCAGGTCAAAAAGCCGTGATTGTGCAAGGGATTCAAGAGGATATGATGGCAGGATTTCTTGAACAAAATGAGCGCGTGCGCAAGGCAACCTTTAAAGGAAGAATGTTCTCAGGAATTCTTTTCCCTGTCATGAATGGGATGAGTCTGGTTAATACAGCCATCGTCATCTTTGCTGGTTCAGCTGTACTTTTGAATGATAAGGCTATTGAAACAAGTACAGCCCTAGGTTTGATTGTTATGTTTGCCCAATTTTCTCAGCAGTACTACCAGCCTATTATTCAAGTTGCAGCTAGTTGGGGAAGTCTTCAGTTAGCCTTTACTGGGGCTGAACGAATTCAGGAAATGTTTGATGCAGAGGAAGAAATCCGACCTGAAAAAGCTCCAATCTTCACTCAGTTGCAAGAAGGTGTTGAAATCAGTCATATTGATTTTTCATACTTGCCTGATAAACCAATTTTGAAAGATGTCAGTATCTCTGCCCCTAAAGGCCAGATGACAGCAGTTGTTGGTCCGACAGGTTCAGGGAAAACGACTATTATGAACCTTATCAATCGCTTTTATGATGTTGATGCTGGTGGTATTTATTTTGACGGCAAAGACATTCGTGACTATGACTTGGATAGTCTCAGAAGCAAGGTGGGGATTGTCTTGCAAGATTCGGTCTTATTTAGTGGAACGATTCGAGACAATATCCGTTTTGGTGTGCCAGATGCTAGTCAAGAAATGGTTGAGGCAGCCGCCAAGGCAACCCACATTCACGACTATATCGAAAGCTTGCCTGATAAGTACGATACTCTTATCGATGATGATCAAAGCATCTTCTCGACAGGGCAGAAACAATTGATTTCTATCGCTCGAACCCTGATGACAGATCCAGAAGTTCTCATTCTCGATGAAGCAACTTCAAACGTAGATACGGTGACAGAAAGCAAGATTCAGCATGCCATGGAGGCGGTTGTAGCAGGCAGAACCAGTTTTGTCATTGCCCATCGTTTGAAGACCATCCTTAATGCAGACCAGATTATTGTCCTCAAAGATGGAGAAGTCATTGAACGTGGTAATCACCATGAACTCTTAAAACTAGGTGGATTCTACTCAGAACTCTATTACAATCAATTTGTCTTTGAATAA
- a CDS encoding cytidine deaminase family protein, which yields MDIWEKMYEEAQKLYNPHEVSGFVYANHVVAAVEAEDGQIFTGFCMEGTCGVFHLCAERAALFNMYQFSGQTKVKKVLAFRDKPPYGGSSGMPCGACREFLLELNAENKDAEFMMDYDTRKTVKVAELIPYWWGEERASKFKEQ from the coding sequence ATGGACATCTGGGAAAAGATGTACGAAGAAGCACAGAAACTATACAATCCACATGAAGTATCAGGCTTTGTTTATGCCAATCATGTTGTAGCTGCAGTAGAAGCAGAAGATGGACAAATATTTACAGGATTCTGTATGGAGGGAACCTGTGGTGTTTTCCATCTTTGCGCAGAACGGGCGGCCCTCTTCAATATGTATCAATTCTCGGGACAAACTAAGGTTAAGAAAGTATTAGCCTTTCGAGACAAACCACCTTATGGTGGAAGTTCGGGTATGCCTTGTGGCGCTTGCAGAGAATTCCTTTTAGAGCTTAATGCTGAAAATAAAGATGCAGAATTCATGATGGACTATGATACAAGAAAGACAGTGAAAGTCGCAGAATTAATACCCTATTGGTGGGGAGAAGAACGTGCTTCTAAGTTTAAAGAGCAATAG
- the patA gene encoding multidrug efflux ABC transporter subunit PatA → MLIQKIKTYKWQALASLLMTGLMVASSLLQPRYLQEVLDALLAGKYEAIYSIGAWLIGVALVGLVAGGLNVVLAAYIAQGVSSDLREDAFRKIQTFSYANIEQFNAGNLVVRMTNDINQIQNVVMMTFQILFRLPLLFIGSFILAVQTLPSLWWVIVLMVVLIFGLTAVMMGMMGPRFAKFQTLLERINAIAKENLRGVRVVKSFVQEKEQFAKFTEVSDELLGQNLYIGYAFSVVEPFMMLVGYGAVFLSIWLVAGMVQSDPSVVGSIASFVNYLSQIIFTIVMVGFLGNSVSRAMISMRRIREILDAEPAMTFKDVPDEELVGSLSFENVTFTYPMDKEPMLKDVSFTIEPGQMVGVVGATGAGKSTLAQLIPRLFDPQEGVIKIGGKDIREVSEGTLRKAVSIVLQRAILFSGTIADNLRQGKGDATLFEMERAANIAQASEFIHRMEKTFESPVEERGTNFSGGQKQRMSIARGIVSNPRILIFDDSTSALDAKSERLVQEALNKDLKGTTTIIIAQKISSVVHADKILVLDQGRLIGQGTHADLVANNAVYREIYETQKGKEE, encoded by the coding sequence ATGCTGATTCAGAAAATAAAAACCTACAAGTGGCAGGCCTTGGCTTCGCTCCTGATGACAGGCTTGATGGTTGCTAGTTCACTTCTGCAACCGCGTTATTTGCAGGAAGTCTTAGACGCCCTCCTTGCTGGAAAATATGAAGCTATTTATAGCATCGGGGCTTGGTTGATTGGTGTGGCCTTGGTCGGTCTGGTTGCTGGTGGGCTCAATGTTGTCCTTGCAGCCTATATTGCCCAAGGAGTTTCATCTGACCTTCGGGAGGATGCCTTCCGTAAAATCCAAACCTTTTCTTATGCTAATATTGAACAATTTAATGCGGGAAATCTAGTCGTTCGAATGACAAATGATATCAACCAGATTCAGAACGTCGTCATGATGACCTTCCAAATTCTTTTCAGACTTCCCCTCTTGTTCATAGGTTCGTTTATCTTGGCGGTTCAAACCCTACCTTCTCTGTGGTGGGTAATTGTTCTCATGGTAGTCTTGATTTTTGGCTTGACTGCTGTCATGATGGGGATGATGGGACCTCGTTTTGCCAAGTTTCAAACCCTGCTTGAACGCATCAATGCCATTGCCAAGGAAAATCTGCGCGGTGTTCGTGTGGTCAAGTCCTTTGTCCAAGAAAAAGAGCAGTTTGCTAAGTTTACGGAGGTTTCAGACGAGCTTCTCGGTCAAAATCTTTACATCGGTTATGCCTTTTCAGTAGTGGAACCCTTTATGATGTTGGTCGGCTACGGGGCGGTTTTCCTCTCGATTTGGCTAGTTGCTGGGATGGTTCAGTCGGATCCGTCAGTTGTTGGTTCCATTGCTTCCTTTGTCAATTACCTGAGCCAGATTATCTTTACCATTGTTATGGTTGGATTTTTGGGAAATTCTGTCAGCCGTGCCATGATTTCGATGCGTCGTATTCGAGAAATTCTTGACGCAGAGCCAGCCATGACCTTCAAGGATGTCCCAGATGAAGAGTTGGTTGGCAGTCTTAGCTTTGAAAATGTGACCTTTACCTATCCAATGGATAAGGAACCGATGCTGAAAGATGTGAGCTTTACTATTGAACCTGGTCAGATGGTTGGTGTCGTTGGAGCCACTGGTGCAGGAAAATCAACCTTGGCTCAATTGATTCCACGTCTCTTTGACCCACAGGAAGGGGTCATCAAAATTGGAGGAAAGGATATTCGAGAAGTGAGTGAAGGGACCCTGCGTAAAGCTGTCTCTATCGTTCTCCAACGTGCCATTCTCTTTAGTGGAACGATTGCAGATAACTTGAGACAGGGTAAGGGAGATGCTACTCTATTTGAAATGGAACGCGCAGCCAATATTGCCCAGGCTAGTGAATTCATCCATCGTATGGAGAAAACCTTTGAAAGTCCAGTTGAGGAACGGGGAACCAATTTCTCTGGTGGGCAAAAACAACGGATGTCGATTGCCCGTGGAATTGTCAGCAATCCACGTATTCTGATTTTTGACGATTCTACCTCGGCCTTGGATGCCAAGTCAGAGCGCCTAGTGCAAGAAGCCTTGAATAAGGACTTGAAGGGAACAACAACCATTATCATTGCGCAAAAGATTAGCTCGGTAGTTCATGCAGACAAGATCTTGGTTCTAGATCAAGGACGATTGATTGGTCAAGGTACGCATGCAGACTTGGTTGCCAACAATGCCGTTTACCGTGAAATCTACGAAACACAGAAAGGAAAGGAGGAGTAA
- a CDS encoding gamma-glutamyl-gamma-aminobutyrate hydrolase family protein — translation MARTVVGVAANLCPVDAEGKNIHSSVSCRFAESIRQVGGLPLVIPVGDESVVRDYVEMIDKLILTGGQNVHPQFYGEKKTIESDDYNLVRDEFELALLKEALRQNKPIMAICRGVQLVNVAFGGTLNQEIEGHWQGLPFGTSHSIETVEGSVVAKLFGKESQVNSVHRQSIKDLAPNFRVTAIDPRDQTIEAIESIDEHHIIGLQWHPEFLVNEEDGNLELFEYLLNEL, via the coding sequence ATGGCTAGAACGGTTGTAGGAGTTGCTGCAAATCTATGTCCCGTAGACGCAGAAGGCAAAAACATTCATTCATCTGTATCTTGTAGATTCGCAGAGAGCATTCGTCAAGTCGGTGGTCTCCCTTTAGTCATTCCTGTTGGTGATGAGTCAGTTGTACGCGATTATGTAGAAATGATTGATAAATTGATTTTGACAGGCGGTCAAAATGTCCATCCTCAGTTTTATGGAGAGAAAAAGACCATCGAGAGCGATGATTACAATTTGGTCCGTGATGAATTTGAATTGGCGCTCTTGAAAGAAGCTCTTCGTCAGAATAAACCAATTATGGCAATCTGTCGCGGTGTCCAACTTGTCAATGTTGCCTTTGGGGGAACCCTCAATCAAGAAATCGAAGGTCACTGGCAAGGACTGCCTTTCGGAACATCTCACTCTATTGAGACAGTAGAAGGAAGTGTGGTGGCCAAGCTATTTGGAAAAGAAAGTCAGGTTAACTCGGTCCATCGTCAAAGTATTAAAGATTTGGCACCTAATTTCCGTGTAACTGCTATTGATCCAAGAGACCAAACCATCGAAGCGATTGAGTCTATAGATGAGCACCACATTATCGGTTTGCAGTGGCATCCAGAGTTTCTGGTTAATGAAGAAGATGGCAATTTAGAATTATTTGAGTATTTATTGAATGAACTGTAA